The genomic interval CCTCGACGAGGTCGTCGAAGGAGATGATCTCGCCCTTGATGAAGCCCTTCTCGAAGTCGGTGTGGATCGCGCCGGCCGCCTGCGGTGCCGTCGCGCCCTGCTTGATCGTCCAGGCGCGCGCCTCCTTCGGCCCGGCCGTGAGATAGGTCTGCAGCCCGAGCGTGGCGAAGCCGATGCGGGCGAGCTGGTCGAGGCCGCTCTCCTCCTGGCCGATCGAGGCGAGGAGCTCCGCCGCGTCCTCGGCGTCGAGCTCGATGAGCTCGCTCTCGATCTTCGCGTCGAGGAAGATGGCCTGCGCGGGCGCGACGAGGGCCGCGAGCTCATCGAGCCTCGCCCGATCCTGCAGCACCCCTTCGTCGACGTTGAAGACGTAGAGGAACGGCTTCGCCGTGAGCAGGCCGAGCTCCGTGATCGGCTCGAGGTCGATACCCGCGTGCGCGAGGATCTTGCCGTCGTTCAGCGCGGCCTGCGCGGCCTTCGCGGTCTCGACGACCGAGGGGTCGATCTTCTTGTTCTTCAGCTCCTTCTCGTACCGCACGAGCGCCTTGTCGATGGTCTGCAGGTCGGCGATGATGAGCTCGGTGTTGATCGTCTCCATGTCGCTCGCCGGGTTCACCGCCCCGTCGACGTGCACCACGTCGGGATCGGAGAATCCGCGGACGACCTGTGCGATCGCGTCGGCCTCCCGGATGTTCGCGAGGAACTGGTTGCCGAGCCCCTCGCCCTCGCTGGCGCCGCGGACGATGCCGGCGATGTCGACGAAGCTCACGGGGGCGGGCAGGATCCGCTCGCTGCCGAAGATCTCCGCGAGCGTGTCGAGCCGCGGATCCGGCAGATTCACCACGCCGACGTTCGGCTCGATCGTCGCGAACGGGTAGTTCGCCGCGAGCGCGTCGTTCTGGGTGAGCGCGTTGAAGAGGGTCGACTTGCCCACGTTGGGGAGTCCTACGATGCCGATTGTCAGAGCCACGAGGCACCAGTCTACGCGGCCCCGGCGGGACGCACGACCGGGCCGGTGCCCGATCGGGGGCGCCGCGCTCAGCCGGGAACGTGCTCCC from Leucobacter allii carries:
- the ychF gene encoding redox-regulated ATPase YchF, coding for MALTIGIVGLPNVGKSTLFNALTQNDALAANYPFATIEPNVGVVNLPDPRLDTLAEIFGSERILPAPVSFVDIAGIVRGASEGEGLGNQFLANIREADAIAQVVRGFSDPDVVHVDGAVNPASDMETINTELIIADLQTIDKALVRYEKELKNKKIDPSVVETAKAAQAALNDGKILAHAGIDLEPITELGLLTAKPFLYVFNVDEGVLQDRARLDELAALVAPAQAIFLDAKIESELIELDAEDAAELLASIGQEESGLDQLARIGFATLGLQTYLTAGPKEARAWTIKQGATAPQAAGAIHTDFEKGFIKGEIISFDDLVEAGSVAEARAKGKARMEGKDYVMQDGDVCEWRFNV